In Candidatus Rokuibacteriota bacterium, the following are encoded in one genomic region:
- a CDS encoding YHS domain-containing protein, with protein MLAKLLSLLNGRRAKDQVCGMSVARPNAATHAYLGETYYFCSERCRDRFRAFPARYLELPVKVPDSSTGGGCC; from the coding sequence ATGCTGGCGAAGCTCCTGAGCCTGCTGAACGGACGGCGTGCCAAGGACCAGGTCTGCGGGATGTCGGTGGCGAGGCCGAACGCCGCCACCCACGCGTACCTGGGCGAGACCTACTACTTCTGCTCGGAGCGCTGTCGCGACCGGTTCCGCGCATTTCCGGCGCGGTACCTCGAGCTCCCGGTAAAAGTGCCCGATTCTTCCACGGGCGGGGGCTGCTGCTAG
- a CDS encoding TRC40/GET3/ArsA family transport-energizing ATPase: protein MQTIAQLFEARPRLKYVFTGGKGGVGKTVSAAALAYHFSREGRKILLASLNPVHSLSSVFGQDLRGGTIRPVSAPDLVGKLYASEVEATDVVDRYRVNIAHRVREFLKWADIPVDAKPFVNIAVTNPAFEEAAMFDKMVDIMLTEGENYDAIVFDTAAVANAVRLIGLSKIYGLWLGRMIQSRQEALSMKIQYAFRKEKVMDEVKKDPLMSDLLSMNARFRQVKGVLVDPEQTAFFFVTLPLALPIAVVKRFINMVRSYDIAIGGVIVNQLIKRETAAASPGDEYLQGKFTEQLGYARTIKRDLGDLVRGFVPLYPKEVTGVEKVVDVANDILGFVPDFWPDL, encoded by the coding sequence ATGCAGACCATCGCCCAGCTCTTCGAGGCCCGACCGCGGCTCAAGTACGTCTTCACCGGCGGCAAGGGGGGCGTCGGCAAGACCGTCTCGGCGGCCGCGCTGGCCTACCACTTCAGCCGGGAGGGCCGGAAGATCCTCCTCGCTTCGCTCAACCCGGTGCACTCGCTGTCCAGCGTCTTCGGCCAGGACCTCCGGGGAGGGACGATCCGGCCGGTATCGGCGCCGGACCTGGTCGGGAAACTCTACGCCTCCGAGGTGGAGGCCACCGACGTCGTGGACCGGTACCGCGTCAACATCGCCCACCGCGTGCGCGAGTTCCTGAAGTGGGCCGACATCCCGGTCGACGCCAAGCCCTTCGTCAACATCGCCGTGACGAACCCTGCCTTCGAAGAAGCGGCGATGTTCGACAAGATGGTCGACATCATGCTCACCGAGGGCGAGAACTATGACGCGATCGTGTTCGACACGGCCGCCGTGGCCAACGCGGTCCGTCTCATCGGTCTCTCCAAGATCTACGGGCTGTGGCTTGGGCGGATGATCCAGAGCCGGCAGGAGGCCCTGTCGATGAAGATCCAGTACGCGTTCCGGAAGGAGAAGGTCATGGACGAGGTCAAAAAGGACCCGCTCATGTCCGACCTCCTCTCCATGAACGCCCGCTTCCGGCAGGTCAAGGGGGTCCTGGTGGATCCGGAGCAGACGGCGTTCTTCTTCGTGACGCTCCCGCTGGCCCTCCCGATCGCCGTGGTGAAGCGCTTTATCAACATGGTCCGCAGCTACGACATCGCCATCGGCGGCGTGATCGTGAACCAGCTCATCAAGCGGGAGACCGCGGCGGCGAGCCCGGGCGACGAGTATCTCCAGGGCAAGTTCACCGAGCAGCTCGGCTACGCGCGAACGATCAAGCGGGACCTGGGCGACCTGGTGCGGGGCTTCGTCCCGCTCTACCCGAAGGAGGTCACCGGGGTGGAGAAGGTGGTGGACGTGGCGAATGACATCCTGGGCTTCGTGCCCGACTTCTGGCCCGATCTGTAG
- a CDS encoding ArsA family ATPase has protein sequence MKGLLQFLKERSGIEIFIFAGKGGLGKTTCSSAVAYHLATVEKLRTLLFSTDPQASLSDIFERDFYGKGVTEILPNLSVVEIDADRRVADYQEEIKRKIKQMYGLDEIPAEIDEYIDSTSAEPAMYESATYDAMAELVAKRDFERYIFDMPPFGHGVRMVAMAEILSKWVDKITEAREKVREYEEVAATLKGEAVGQDEVMNELLDIRNKIRTFTDLITDSKRTAFFMVLIPEQMAILDTERALTMFEDLGIKMSGLVVNQVYPPELLQRAGLSDFLKSRIEMQQRYLGTIKQKFGPHLMGLLQMYPREPKGLTMIANVAADLMRSDSFLTA, from the coding sequence ATGAAAGGGCTCTTGCAGTTTCTGAAGGAACGCTCCGGGATCGAGATCTTCATCTTCGCGGGAAAGGGCGGGTTGGGCAAGACGACCTGCAGCTCCGCCGTCGCGTACCACCTGGCGACGGTCGAGAAGCTGCGGACGCTCCTGTTCAGCACGGACCCCCAGGCCTCCCTCTCCGACATTTTCGAGCGTGACTTCTACGGGAAGGGCGTCACCGAGATCCTCCCCAACCTGTCCGTGGTCGAGATCGATGCCGATCGGCGGGTCGCCGACTACCAGGAGGAGATCAAGCGGAAGATCAAGCAGATGTACGGGCTCGACGAGATCCCTGCCGAGATCGACGAGTACATCGACTCCACCTCGGCCGAGCCCGCCATGTACGAGTCGGCCACTTACGACGCGATGGCCGAGCTCGTCGCCAAGCGGGACTTCGAGCGGTATATCTTCGACATGCCCCCCTTCGGCCACGGCGTCCGCATGGTCGCGATGGCCGAGATCCTGTCCAAGTGGGTCGACAAGATCACCGAAGCCCGCGAGAAGGTGCGCGAGTACGAGGAAGTGGCTGCCACCCTGAAGGGCGAGGCGGTCGGGCAGGACGAGGTCATGAACGAGCTGCTCGACATCCGGAACAAGATTCGGACCTTCACCGACCTGATCACGGACTCGAAGCGGACAGCATTCTTCATGGTCCTGATCCCGGAGCAGATGGCCATCCTGGACACCGAGCGCGCGCTCACGATGTTCGAGGACCTGGGGATCAAGATGTCGGGACTGGTCGTCAACCAGGTGTACCCGCCAGAGCTGCTGCAGCGCGCGGGCCTGAGCGACTTCCTCAAGAGCCGGATCGAGATGCAGCAGCGCTACCTCGGTACCATCAAGCAGAAATTCGGCCCGCACCTGATGGGCCTGCTGCAGATGTACCCGCGCGAGCCGAAGGGGCTCACGATGATCGCCAACGTCGCGGCGGATTTGATGCGCTCGGACTCCTTCCTCACGGCGTGA